The genomic stretch ATTCTCAAGTTGACGAAATGTGCCATGGTCTCTCCCGAGAGGCTGCACCGGGAGCGACAGTGCTCTCGCGGCGAGCCCCGCCCGGCCAAGCTAGTTGGTGGTGGCGGTGGGAGTCGTGACCGAGTTCGGACGATCCGCCGCGCTGTTGTGATCTCGGCCCTCGGGAGTGCTCTCGCGGTCGGGCGGTGCTGACGCTGCCGGCCGGCCCAGGTTCCTGCCGGCCGGCCCAGGTTTCTGCTGACCGGCAGGTGTCGGGCTGGTTCTTCGGTCCTTCGACCGTTCAGCGGAGGCAGCGTTCGGCGGCGGTTACGCAGCCTTCGTCGGCGAGATCGAGGGTGGCACTGCAGGCGAGACAGCCGCGTTGGGTTTGGACGTCGATGCAGGCTGAGGTCTCGCCGACGGGATATCCCAGGCGGTCGACGACCTCTGCGACGCAGACCGCCTGCCGAGTGGTGAGGGCGGGCCACAGGCGGCACAGGTCGGTGCACGAGTCGACCGAGTACTCGGTGCCGGTGGTCGATCCCCGGATGTCGATCCCTGCCGCACCGATCTCGATTCGTCCCCGATCGCCGTGAGCGTCCCCTCGAATCTCGATGCCGCGACGTCCGATGCGGATCGACCCTTGGCGCGGAGCTCGATCGGAGGACGCGTGGTCGACGCGACCGGTGCTCGGTCGGTGGGCGCTGCCAAAGGCGTTGCCGCCGCCATCGATCAGGGTTCCGGGACCGGTGAGATCTCCCTCGAGGCTCGAGCCGGCGATGTGGACGACGCCGGAGGAAGCCACTCGGAGGGCCTCGACGGGCGACTCGACGAGGGAGTTTCGAAGTCTCAGCGAGCCTCCTGGACGGACTTCGATGGCGGCCTCTCCAGCGCTGACGATGCTGTCCGTGAGGAGGAGCTCACAACCTTCCTCGACGGTCACGCCAACGCCGTCGGCGGCAATCGAGAGGCCAGCCCAGGTCAGCCGCTCGCCGGCTTGACAGCGCAGCGGCTCACGCTCCTCGAGGGGGCCGCTCGACAATCGCGGCAGGGACTCGAAGCGGTTGCCTTCGACGTCGATGATCTCTCCCAGGCCCTCCTGCTGAAGGGGACCGCGGAGGGTGCTGGAAGTCAGCCGGACATCGGCGTTGCCTCGCACCGAAAGACTGGCTCGTCGCCCTTGAACGAAGCTCCGCACGATCTCCACATCGCTGTTCGAGGACACGTGGATCGCGATCTCATCGGAGACGATGTGGCTGTCGACGATCTTCAGGTTGCAGTTTCCCTGGGTTCGAACTCCGTCTCCCTGGGCCTGGATGAAGCGGCCGATGATGACCAGGTCCTGATTCGAGGTGCAGACCAGCGGGGGAGACTCTTCGAGAGCCGGCGCCGGCAGTCCGGGGACGGCGCCGCCGCAAGCAGGCAGCAGCCATCCGAGAAGAACAAGCGTCGTGGCGCGGGCCGAGATCCAGCGCCACGGCTGGGTGTGGGCTGGTACCCGGTCGTCGGGAGAGCGATTGGGCTGCGAGGTGCAGGAGCTGCTCCTCGAGGGGAGGGAGGGGAACCGTCCGGCGGCGCCGCGGGTGGGGCATCTATCGATGGAGGCGTCGAGCTTCATCTCATCTCCTCGTGGTGTCCTTGGAAAAGGGTTCTCAGCAACCGCGTCCGCAGGGGCGATTCGAGCGCGCGGTGCTGGTGAGGAGCAGGTTAGGGGCCCTCCTCTCGGGGTGTCGTGACGGTCTCGGGACTCTCTTCCGCGGAATTCTGACGGTCTCCCCGAGGCCCGTTGGGAGCATGGAGTGGCGTGAGGGGACAGCTGGCAATGCGCCCTTGCCGAGGTAGGAAGGGCAGCCTGATAGCAGACTGCTGAGGAAGCCTCGGATCCAAACTCCGGGTCCGCGGGACCCCGAGCCCAAGGGGCGAGGCGGCGCCTTCGGCGCCGAGGACGGGGCCGCCCTGGACGGGGCCGCCCTGGACGGGGCCGCCCTGGACGGGGGTGAGGCCTGGCCGGCCGCACCGCACGACATGTGCGTGCGGCCGAGGGGTGCGCCTTTAGCCCCCCTGAAACAACCGCTAGCTGTCGATGCGGATGTCGCCGCGCGCGATCGACTCTTCCACCCGCAGTCGCATGGCGGCGACGTCGGCGCGCATGCGCGCGATGATCTGCTGGAAGCGGGGGTCGTCTCGAAGCGCTTCGAAGGCAGGGTTGCTGAGCTCGGAACGATAGTCTCGGCGGCCTTTCTCGTAGGCCTTCTCGAGCCACTCGAGGGCTTGGGAATGGTTGCCGCGGGTGGCCTCGACGGCCGCGAGGGTCCAGGCTCCCTCCCAGCTCTCTTGCTCTTCGGCGATCTTCCCTCGAGCCCAGAGGGCGAGCTGTTCGAGCATCTCCGCGGAGCGATCGATGTCTCCTTGGCGACGCAGAATCAGCGCCATGGGAAGATCGACTTCGGGATAGTCCTCGGAGCCCAAAAGGTCCTTGGCATGGGTGAAGAACTCGAAGGCCTGTGAGTCATGGCCGGTCAAGAAGGCGACCTCTCCCGACGATCGCCAAACCCTGGGCCAGCTCGGGAACGCATGGCGGAGGGGCGCCATCCGTGCTTCGGCTTCGGGGTACTGACCCGCAAGCGCCTCCCGGCGCGCCAGATACATGTCGAGATATCCGGAGACCGGCTCAGCCTTCTCGACCTCTTCGATGTAGCCCTGGGCGAGCTCTGGGAAGTCCAACTCGAGGAGATAGGTCGCCAGCGCGCCGGACATGGCGGGCTCACCGGAAACAGCAGAGAGCAGGCGGACCGCTTCGTCCCACTCGCCGAGGAGGTGGGAGACGGAAGCGGCGTTGTAGCGCGCCTCGTCGAAGAAGGGGGCCAGCTCGAGGGCTCGGCGATTGGCCGCGAGGGACTTCCCGAGCTCGCCTCGCGAGGAGTGGACGATTCCCATCGCTTTGTGGGCCATGGCGAGGTCCGGTGAGATGGTGAGAGCTCGCTGCGCCGCGTCTTCGGCGGCGTCGATATCTCGATCCCCACCGCTCCAGCGAATGCCGCGCATGGCGTAGCTGTTGGCGAGGCCAGCTTCGGCGAGAGCGAAGTCAGGATCGATCTTCAGGGCCTCGCCGAACAGTCTGAGCGCATTCTCGTTCCCCAAGCGAGTTCGGCTTCGGTAGTGGCCGAGGCCTCGGAGGAAGAGGTTCAAGGCTTCTGGTCGAGAGGTTTCGGACTGCTCCAGAAGGCCAAAGAGATGAGGCGACAAGGAGATCTTCAAGGCGTCGGCGATCTGCTCGGCGATGCGGTGCTGAAAGTCGAGAACGTCCGACGCCGGGCCATCGAAACTGCGAGTCCAGAGCGGAACCTCGCGCTCGCCATCGACCAGCCGGATCAGGATGCGCCGCTGATCGCCTTCGCGATGGACGCTGCCCTCGAGGAGGGCATTGGCGTTGAGCTCGCGGGCGATCTCACGGGCGCGCGCATCATCGCCCTTGAAGGCCATCGACGAGGTACTCGACAGGACTTCGACTTCGCTCAGGCGGGCGAGGACCGCGACCAATTGCTCGGTCAAGCCATCGGCGAAGTGCTCGTCCCGAGGATCGTCTCCAATCGACTTGATGGGCAAGACCGCCAGGCGTTGCTGGTCGGCATCGGACTCGACAGCGCGCGGCCCCCAGAGGGCCACGCCAAGCCAGGCGAGGGCGAAGACGATGAGGGCCGCGGCACCGGCTTGCAGCGCCAGGGCTCGGCGAGAGTTTGGCCCCGGGGTTTCCCCGGTGGATGTCGGGGGGCTGGAAGGGACGGCGGTGATCTCCGTCGTCGGGGCGATCCAGCGGTAGCCGCGGGTATAGGAAGTCTCGATGAACCGAGGCTCGCGGGCACTGTCTCCGAGGGCCTTGCGGAGGCGTGCCACGGCGCGGCTCATGGCGTTGAGGGTGATGGCCGTTTCGGGCCAGACGGCGTCGAGAATCTCTTCCTTGCTGACCAGCCTCGAGCGGTTCTCGAGAAAGTA from Acidobacteriota bacterium encodes the following:
- a CDS encoding winged helix-turn-helix domain-containing protein, which translates into the protein MAIQGYRFGEFEVDLDQARLLRDGKPVILEPKAFDVLRYFLENRSRLVSKEEILDAVWPETAITLNAMSRAVARLRKALGDSAREPRFIETSYTRGYRWIAPTTEITAVPSSPPTSTGETPGPNSRRALALQAGAAALIVFALAWLGVALWGPRAVESDADQQRLAVLPIKSIGDDPRDEHFADGLTEQLVAVLARLSEVEVLSSTSSMAFKGDDARAREIARELNANALLEGSVHREGDQRRILIRLVDGEREVPLWTRSFDGPASDVLDFQHRIAEQIADALKISLSPHLFGLLEQSETSRPEALNLFLRGLGHYRSRTRLGNENALRLFGEALKIDPDFALAEAGLANSYAMRGIRWSGGDRDIDAAEDAAQRALTISPDLAMAHKAMGIVHSSRGELGKSLAANRRALELAPFFDEARYNAASVSHLLGEWDEAVRLLSAVSGEPAMSGALATYLLELDFPELAQGYIEEVEKAEPVSGYLDMYLARREALAGQYPEAEARMAPLRHAFPSWPRVWRSSGEVAFLTGHDSQAFEFFTHAKDLLGSEDYPEVDLPMALILRRQGDIDRSAEMLEQLALWARGKIAEEQESWEGAWTLAAVEATRGNHSQALEWLEKAYEKGRRDYRSELSNPAFEALRDDPRFQQIIARMRADVAAMRLRVEESIARGDIRIDS